One Spinacia oleracea cultivar Varoflay chromosome 4, BTI_SOV_V1, whole genome shotgun sequence DNA segment encodes these proteins:
- the LOC110783716 gene encoding uncharacterized protein: protein MCTVYGLRSIYLIQVFAAKMESQVIRRRINTISAHFATGNVNEDVTAPNTHLIPLNCSSNLSTSFRRLDSRMHFGRQSSASQGYFMRQAMPMPMSSTEQGNQDFNPGVCSAKCVNKKRTSAPESPLFSRPASIQPLFSRPAQEDFNFSDTGSTEPVKQDKMLPASKCHTSAMPQEKQSTCTRQTFSSQINGIGWSPRINVIESKSSHVVTVELPGVEINDIRVEMDDKNLIVRGKRSMKWLKAAGCSNDSDRATYHRREIVQGPYQIIWPLPPGANKNSVSAELVEGILHITIPKL from the exons ATGTGTACAGTATACGGACTACGGAGTATCTACCTTATCCAAGTATTTGCTGCAAAAATGGAGAGTCAAGTCATAAGGCGTAGGATCAACACCATTTCTGCTCATTTTGCTACTGGGAATGTTAATGAAGATGTTACTGCACCTAATACTCATCTAATTCCTTTG AACTGCAGCAGCAACTTAAGCACTTCATTTAGAAGGCTTGATAGTAGAATGCACTTTGGACGCCAATCATCTGCCTCTCAAGGGTACTTTATGAGGCAGGCTATGCCTATGCCTATGAGTTCTACTGAACAG GGAAACCAGGATTTCAATCCTGGAGTATGTTCTGCTAAGTGTGTAAACAAGAAAAGGACTAGTGCCCCTGAGTCGCCTTTATTTTCTCGTCCTGCCTCTATACAACCACTCTTTTCTAGACCTGCTCAAGAGGACTTTAACTTTTCCGACACTGGTTCAACTGAACCCGTTAAACAAGATAAGATGTTACCTGCATCAAAATGTCACACATCTGCTATGCCACAAGAGAAGCAAAGCACTTGCACGAGACAGACTTTTTCTTCTCAAATCAATG GGATAGGATGGTCGCCAAGGATAAACGTTATTGAATCCAAATCCAGCCATGTCGTGACTGTAGAACTTCCTGGTGTTGAGATCAATGATATAAGAGTGGAGATGGATGACAAAAA TTTAATTGTGAGAGGTAAACGCTCGATGAAGTGGTTGAAAGCAGCAGGTTGTTCAAATGATTCTGACAGGGCCACTTACCATAGGAGGGAAATCGTGCAAGGACCATACCAGATCATATGGCCTCTTCCACCCGGTGCAAACAAGAATTCTGTGTCTGCAGAGCTTGT GGAGGGAATACTTCACATTACAATCCCAAAACTTTGA
- the LOC110799469 gene encoding protein trichome birefringence-like 43, translating to MGNSTPFAMLLLLVMVVIGEGHVWKITNTRKKISTTNNNSISKSCDLYTGKWVYDSSYPLYDAANCPFFEKQFGCEKNGRPDKNYLKFRWKPSHCRVPRFDGADFLRRLRGKRLLFVGDSISLNQWQSLTCMLHTAVPQSKYTLARTGGLSEFTLPAYNTSLMLLRDGFLVKIVNKKIGRVLDLNSVSQVISWKGFDILIFNSWHWWLHTGRKQPWDFIEDGDKILEDMDRLVAYEKGLRTWARWVDLHLSSTKIKVFFQGVSPDHMNALNWTAPNARTCVGVTGPVLSATNNGVVEQHPAERIVEKVLKQMKKPIELLRITPLSQLRRDAHPGVYGIGGHRLPDCSHWCLPGVPDAWNHLLYASLYQSTSSN from the exons ATGGGAAACTCGACTCCTTTTGCTATGCTTCTGCTGCTGGTAATGGTGGTGATTGGAGAAGGGCATGTTTGGAAAATTACCAACACTAGGAAAAAGATTAGTActactaataataatagtatTAGCAAGTCTTGTGATTTATATACAGGGAAATGGGTATATGATAGCTCATATCCTCTTTATGATGCAGCCAATTGTCCCTTCTTTGAGAAACAATTTGGTTGTGAAAAGAATGGAAGGCCTGATAAAAACTATCTCAAGTTTCGATGGAAGCCTTCTCATTGCCGCGTACCAAG GTTTGATGGTGCTGATTTCTTGAGAAGATTGAGAGGAAAAAGGTTGTTGTTTGTGGGAGATTCAATAAGCTTAAATCAATGGCAATCTCTTACATGCATGCTCCACACGGCCGTGCCGCAATCTAAATACACCTTAGCTAGGACTGGAGGTCTCTCCGAGTTCACTTTACCG GCCTACAATACTTCTTTGATGCTATTGAGAGATGGATTCCTTGTAAAGATTGTGAATAAGAAGATTGGTAGAGTATTAGATCTCAATTCAGTGAGCCAAGTTATATCTTGGAAGGGTTTCGACATTTTGATCTTCAACTCTTGGCATTGGTGGCTTCATACCGGGAGGAAACAACC GTGGGATTTCATTGAAGATGGAGATAAGATTTTGGAAGACATGGATCGACTTGTTGCATATGAGAAGGGATTGAGGACTTGGGCTAGGTGGGTAGACTTACATTTGAGTTCTACCAAAATCAAAGTGTTTTTTCAAGGAGTCTCACCGGATCATATGAA TGCCCTAAATTGGACAGCTCCAAATGCAAGAACATGCGTAGGAGTAACTGGGCCGGTACTCAGCGCAACAAACAACGGAGTAGTTGAGCAACACCCAGCAGAAAGGATAGTAGAGAAGGTGttaaaacaaatgaaaaagCCAATAGAATTGTTAAGAATAACACCACTTTCACAATTAAGAAGGGATGCTCATCCTGGCGTTTACGGCATTGGTGGCCATAGGCTTCCTGATTGTAGCCATTGGTGTCTCCCTGGTGTTCCTGATGCTTGGAATCACCTCCTTTATGCTTCGCTTTATCAATCCACTTCTTCAAATTAA
- the LOC130459692 gene encoding ubiquitin-like-specific protease 1 has protein sequence MKTMMLGLKEGEHVKVHCTKRTFNMEKDFEISVTVEDTDQLLSGAWLNISIIQVFATALSELCFHDDCHPNSIGFMCPEMISATMLKSDADRILLYITRSMSALSSKTFILCPYYEKSHWMLLVLCLSKREVYIFDSQQKKRNLMIKEPLNNAFRSYKRLGGQSKGTKLTWIPAQCAQQPGSLDCGYYVMRFMYDIIMNHANSQDLTKDFSRTLPYSAEEINEVKDFWADYFMNNVEFLA, from the exons atgaaaactatgatgttgggattaaaagaaggggagcacgttaaggtacattgcactaaaaggacattcaatatggaaaaggactttgaaattagtgtcaccgttgaagacaccgatcaacttctctcgggagcatggctcaatatatcaataatacaagtttttgctac ggctttgagtgagttgtgttttcacgatgattgtcaccccaatagtattggattcatgtgcccggagatgatctcggccaccatgttaaagtccgatgcagatcgaattctattgtacatcacgaggtccatgagtgcacttagttctaagacattcatcttatgtccatactacgaaaa gagtcactggatgcttttagttctttgcttgtctaaacgtgaggtctacatatttgattctcaacagaagaagagaaatttgatgattaaggagccactaaacaa tgcttttcggagttacaagagactaggtggacaatctaagggaactaaattaacatggattccagcacag tgtgctcaacaaccgggatcactagattgtggctactacgtcatgcgttttatgtacgacataataatgaatcatgctaatagtcaagatcttactaag gatttttcaagaacattgccttattcagcggaggagattaatgaggtgaaagatttttgggcagattacttcatgaacaatgtcgaatttttagcttaa